The Xenorhabdus doucetiae genome has a window encoding:
- a CDS encoding peptidase domain-containing ABC transporter, protein MNEIEKTTISLINLIIMISNKNHATTSNKNLNNDDDYISTLNRLKKECHIKIKNKYSINKKLGEISLPAILFGNDGQPFILAKYDEQRVLIQKPNQATPEILGKEEFINLWSGRWIKIKQKSNQFNIGWFIPEFVRQKKNLAEILLFSFVLQLLALISPLVVQVVMDKVLVHQALSTLDVLIFGLVAAGLIEIILRGLREYQYAHTANRIDIKLGLKLVRHLFGLPLLFFKSRQVGAIVTRVRELETIREFLTGSMFTLCIDVLFMFVFLYVMSLLSGLLTLIFLLTLPCYALLAWWVTPKIEKAVEKQFTHAAINTSFLTETVAGAETLKSLAAEPRFIRRWDSQTEQMVSTSYDVQQWDNRSGHLVTVLQKVTSAVIIWLGASQVLSLHMTIGQLIAFNMMVSHTQQPLSKLVQLWGQFIRSRIAIDKLGDMLNLPTEQQSGNHQVALQGAISFADIVFRYQPDLPPTINHFTLDIRAGETVGVVGTSGSGKSTLARLLLRLYTPESGAITLDGIPLQHLNIEAIRQQIGIVLQENFLFNKTVYENLSQSCPDAPLSAVIEAAKLAGAHDFILKLPMGYDTVIAEGGQSLSGGQRQRLAIARTLLSDPKILILDEATSALDDESQAIIQSNMAAIAQGRTVITIAHRLSTVRQCDRIIVLNQGQIIEQGSHQQLLQQGQHYRKLWQLQQELKQETKQEETAHV, encoded by the coding sequence ATGAATGAAATAGAAAAAACAACAATATCATTAATTAATTTAATAATAATGATATCTAATAAGAACCATGCGACCACATCAAATAAAAACTTAAATAATGATGATGATTATATTTCTACGCTAAACAGGCTGAAAAAAGAATGCCATATTAAAATTAAAAATAAATACTCTATAAATAAGAAGTTAGGCGAAATATCTTTGCCTGCCATTTTGTTTGGCAACGATGGGCAACCTTTTATTCTGGCTAAATATGATGAGCAGCGGGTATTAATCCAAAAACCCAATCAAGCAACACCAGAGATATTAGGTAAAGAAGAATTTATCAATCTATGGAGCGGCAGGTGGATAAAAATAAAACAAAAAAGCAACCAATTTAATATTGGCTGGTTTATCCCTGAATTTGTCAGGCAAAAGAAGAACCTTGCGGAGATACTCCTGTTCTCCTTCGTCCTACAACTTCTGGCTCTGATCTCACCGCTGGTCGTGCAGGTTGTTATGGACAAAGTTCTCGTGCATCAGGCGCTTTCCACATTGGATGTCCTGATTTTCGGGCTGGTGGCTGCCGGATTGATTGAAATCATTCTGCGGGGGTTACGTGAATATCAGTATGCCCATACCGCCAACCGGATTGACATCAAACTGGGGTTGAAGCTGGTCAGGCACCTGTTTGGCCTGCCATTGCTGTTTTTTAAATCCCGCCAAGTGGGGGCGATTGTGACACGGGTACGGGAACTGGAAACGATCCGGGAGTTTTTAACCGGCTCGATGTTTACCCTGTGTATCGACGTCCTGTTCATGTTTGTCTTTCTTTATGTCATGAGCTTACTGTCCGGCCTGCTGACGCTGATTTTCCTGCTGACCCTGCCCTGCTATGCCCTGCTGGCCTGGTGGGTGACGCCGAAAATTGAAAAAGCGGTGGAAAAACAGTTCACTCATGCCGCCATCAATACCTCTTTCCTGACCGAAACCGTTGCCGGAGCCGAAACACTGAAAAGCCTTGCGGCTGAACCCCGCTTTATCCGCCGTTGGGATAGCCAGACCGAGCAGATGGTCAGCACCAGTTATGATGTGCAGCAATGGGATAACCGTTCCGGTCATCTGGTAACGGTGTTACAAAAAGTGACCAGTGCGGTCATTATCTGGTTAGGGGCTTCACAAGTGCTTTCCCTGCACATGACCATTGGTCAGTTGATCGCTTTCAATATGATGGTCAGCCACACCCAGCAACCCTTGTCTAAGTTGGTGCAACTCTGGGGGCAATTTATCCGCTCACGCATTGCCATTGATAAGCTGGGCGATATGTTGAACCTGCCGACAGAGCAACAATCAGGCAACCATCAGGTGGCATTGCAAGGGGCAATCTCATTTGCTGATATCGTCTTTCGCTATCAACCGGATCTTCCCCCCACCATCAACCATTTCACGCTGGATATTCGGGCGGGGGAAACCGTGGGCGTCGTCGGCACCTCCGGTTCGGGAAAAAGCACCCTTGCCCGTTTGCTGTTACGGCTTTACACCCCGGAAAGTGGCGCTATTACGCTGGATGGCATTCCTTTGCAACATCTTAATATTGAAGCCATCAGGCAGCAGATCGGTATCGTTCTGCAAGAAAACTTTCTGTTTAATAAAACCGTGTATGAGAATTTGTCTCAATCCTGCCCTGATGCCCCGTTATCCGCAGTGATTGAGGCGGCAAAGCTGGCAGGGGCACACGATTTTATTCTCAAATTGCCGATGGGGTATGACACGGTGATCGCGGAAGGGGGGCAATCGCTCTCGGGCGGTCAGCGGCAGCGTCTGGCCATTGCCAGAACCCTGTTATCCGATCCCAAGATCTTGATCCTGGATGAAGCGACCAGCGCACTGGATGATGAATCACAAGCCATCATTCAATCCAATATGGCCGCGATTGCCCAAGGCAGAACGGTGATCACCATTGCCCACCGGCTTTCCACGGTGCGCCAATGTGACCGGATCATTGTCTTAAACCAAGGCCAAATCATTGAACAAGGTAGCCATCAACAGCTTCTGCAACAAGGCCAACACTACCGGAAACTTTGGCAGTTACAACAAGAGCTAAAACAAGAAACAAAACAGGAGGAGACTGCCCATGTTTAA
- a CDS encoding HlyD family type I secretion periplasmic adaptor subunit, giving the protein MFKAILRRGIKRLRTTHPHYDFLPTHLALSQRPPSPFARYTAITLSISVLIALLWACLGKLDVQATATGRLIASGRSQIIQAYEQSRLMAIHVANGQHVEKGAPLLTLNTLGVNQDIARLFEQRDYTIEEEIRYQALLEQHDPKSLPLFQQQSADRQEKILTHYAHEKQEFDSIINNIHAEMAVNLASQASRNSDIRSLTHLRDNINQRLLARKTLSQKQVISKVEYLEQEKEFLETERLIAQQKSELGILVTQYQSLEARFKGVKIQKEREWFEKRKQAVMQLGVIKQEISKMQEREELEVVRSPVSGTVQQLSVHTLGAVLQPAQNLMVIVPDEHVQLAEIQILNKDVGFVYPGQHVTVKVDAFPYTRYGTIEGELLSVSRDSTHDERLGLVFPAQISLKQNNIMVDGKPVEITAGMSIVAEIKTDQRRVIDYLLSPIQEYQSEALREK; this is encoded by the coding sequence ATGTTTAAGGCTATCTTGCGCAGAGGGATCAAACGGTTGCGAACGACCCACCCCCATTACGATTTTTTACCGACCCATCTGGCCTTGTCGCAACGACCTCCTTCCCCGTTCGCCCGTTATACGGCCATCACGCTGAGCATCAGTGTTCTGATCGCGCTGCTCTGGGCTTGTCTGGGAAAACTGGATGTACAAGCAACCGCAACCGGGCGTTTAATCGCGTCGGGTCGTTCCCAGATCATTCAGGCTTACGAACAGAGCCGCCTGATGGCGATTCATGTCGCCAATGGTCAGCATGTTGAGAAAGGTGCCCCTTTGCTGACGCTCAACACGCTCGGCGTCAATCAGGATATTGCGCGTTTGTTCGAACAACGCGACTATACGATAGAAGAGGAAATCCGTTATCAAGCCTTGCTTGAGCAGCATGATCCCAAGTCTCTGCCACTTTTCCAGCAGCAATCCGCGGACAGGCAGGAAAAAATTCTGACGCATTACGCTCATGAGAAGCAGGAATTCGACTCCATCATTAACAATATCCATGCGGAAATGGCCGTGAATCTGGCTTCCCAAGCATCACGCAATAGCGATATACGCTCCTTGACCCATCTGCGTGACAATATCAACCAGCGTTTATTGGCCCGGAAGACCTTGAGCCAAAAGCAGGTTATCAGCAAGGTGGAATATCTGGAGCAGGAAAAAGAATTTCTGGAAACCGAGAGGCTGATCGCCCAACAAAAATCCGAACTGGGTATTTTGGTCACCCAATACCAAAGTCTGGAAGCGCGTTTCAAGGGCGTCAAAATACAAAAAGAGCGGGAATGGTTTGAGAAAAGAAAACAGGCTGTCATGCAATTAGGGGTCATAAAACAAGAAATTTCCAAAATGCAGGAACGGGAAGAACTTGAGGTGGTACGCTCGCCGGTGAGCGGCACAGTTCAACAGTTGAGTGTCCATACCCTTGGCGCCGTGCTGCAACCTGCCCAGAATTTAATGGTGATTGTGCCTGATGAGCATGTCCAACTCGCTGAAATCCAAATCCTCAACAAAGATGTCGGTTTTGTTTATCCCGGTCAGCACGTCACGGTGAAAGTCGATGCGTTCCCTTATACCCGCTATGGCACCATTGAAGGGGAATTACTCAGCGTTTCCAGAGATTCCACCCACGATGAACGGCTGGGTCTGGTGTTCCCCGCACAAATCAGCCTCAAACAGAACAATATCATGGTGGATGGCAAACCGGTTGAAATCACGGCGGGGATGTCCA
- the rtxH gene encoding protein RtxH: MSEKFVQTVSSVNYNKGVFSLYFVGQEPNRMASGMLAENDQELQLKQVIHMPASGFMYMVSMVKSMLEDPRMEAEISKLIAAGFLPVPEANEGEKPVTAEAAVAETAEPKKRSPRHSETAK; encoded by the coding sequence ATGTCTGAAAAATTTGTTCAAACCGTCTCAAGTGTTAATTATAACAAAGGCGTATTCTCGCTTTATTTTGTCGGGCAAGAGCCTAATCGCATGGCGAGTGGTATGCTGGCAGAGAATGATCAGGAATTACAGTTAAAACAAGTTATCCATATGCCGGCTTCTGGTTTTATGTATATGGTTTCTATGGTTAAAAGTATGCTTGAAGATCCCAGAATGGAAGCTGAAATCAGCAAACTGATTGCCGCGGGCTTTTTACCTGTGCCTGAGGCTAATGAAGGTGAAAAACCGGTTACAGCAGAAGCGGCAGTTGCAGAAACCGCTGAACCGAAAAAACGTTCACCACGCCATTCTGAAACAGCAAAATAA